The following proteins are co-located in the Silene latifolia isolate original U9 population chromosome 1, ASM4854445v1, whole genome shotgun sequence genome:
- the LOC141617260 gene encoding THO complex subunit 4B-like: MDSRLDMSLDDLIKKNKSSSSRGGGSRPRGGGGGGGGGGAPSRRFTNRAANRAAPYSMPKAPVNLWQHDMFGNQGGFGGGSSSIETGTKLYISNLDYGVSNDDLKELFSEVGDLKRFSVHYDRSGRSKGTAEIVFSRKNDALAAVKRYNNVELDGKPMKIEIVGTNVGNAGVLPPVFNGFPRNPIGFDRGGQGRGGPMGRPRGGRGSNRGRGRGRGRDEKISAEDLDAELEKYHSAATKTEEAMKTDE; the protein is encoded by the exons ATGGACAGCCGCTTAGACATGTCACTCGACGATCTCATCAAGAAGAACAAGTCTTCCTCCTCCCGCGGCGGCGGCTCCCGACCTCGCggcggtggcggcggtggtggtggtggtggcgctcCTTCAAGGCGTTTTACTAACCGCGCTGCCAATCGTGCTGCACCTTACTCCATGCCTAag GCGCCGGTGAATTTATGGCAGCATGATATGTTCGGAAATCAAGGAGGTTTTGGTGGAGGATCTTCTTCAATTGAGACTGGAACTAAGCTTTATATCTCTAATTTGGATTACGGCGTCTCTAATGATGATCTTAAG GAGCTTTTTTCAGAGGTTGGTGATCTGAAGCGTTTTTCTGTCCATTACGATAGGAGTGGGAGATCAAAG GGAACTGCTGAAATTGTTTTCTCGAGGAAGAATGATGCTCTTGCTGCTGTCAAGAGGTATAACAATGTGGAACTTGATGGGAAGCCTATGAAAATTGAGATTGTTGGCACCAATGTTGGGAATGCTGGAGTACTTCCACCAGTATTTAATGGCTTTCCTAGAAATCCAATTGGATTTGATAGAGG AGGACAAGGAAGAGGAGGCCCAATGGGGCGCCCACGTGGTGGCCGTGGTTCTAACAGAGGCCGTGGTAGGGGAAGAGGCCGTGATGAAAAGATATCTGCCGAGGACTTGGATGCCGAGTTAGAAAAATACCACTCAGCAGCAACTAAAACGGAGGAAGCGATGAAAACAGACGAGTGA
- the LOC141617270 gene encoding uncharacterized protein LOC141617270: protein MSLSSFFSSGYHRLASQFHTLRYTGMWTVMLVLVAGVASIVPELAFLHSSQKCGVDGYVKIPMELPGMRVCLPAQMVKESPLDVLVPALFASLAVACSAYVLSNIGLM from the coding sequence ATGTCTCTGTCTTCTTTCTTTAGCTCCGGTTACCATCGATTAGCATCTCAATTTCATACGCTAAGGTATACAGGAATGTGGACCGTGATGTTGGTCCTTGTGGCAGGTGTTGCATCAATTGTCCCGGAATTAGCATTTTTACATTCATCGCAAAAATGTGGTGTGGATGGCTACGTGAAGATCCCAATGGAGTTGCCGGGGATGAGGGTGTGCTTGCCGGCACAAATGGTGAAGGAGTCTCCTTTGGATGTTCTTGTTCCTGCCCTCTTTGCTTCCCTTGCCGTCGCTTGTTCCGCTTATGTGCTTTCTAATATCGGCTTGATGTAA
- the LOC141617265 gene encoding uncharacterized protein LOC141617265, with protein MADYHFVYKDLEGTSTQWDDIQRKLGNLPEKPPAFKPPDFTPADDEDSLPKDKSWIDSKTHDELEDLEDDFDDDRFLEDYRRKRLEEMKQAAKVAKFGSIMSISGSDFIREVSQAPPEIWVVCLLYKEGFAACELLLNCLEELARRYPATKFVKIISTDCIPNYPDRNLPTLLVYNNSAVKANYVGMQNFGRRCTPEGVALVLCNSDPVLNDGLTDGDSSRKSVLDGESKRLIEKFVSERENADDGNSSD; from the exons ATGGCGGATTATCACTTCGTGTACAAGGACTTAGAAGGAACTTCAACACAGTGGGACGACATTCAGCGCAAACTTGGTAACTTACCTGAGAAGCCACCTGCTTTCAAGCCCCCCGATTTTACTCCGGCTGATGATGAGGATTCTTTACCTAAAGATAAATCATGGATCGATTCCAAAACTCATGATGAACTTGAAGATCTCGAGGATGATTTCGATGATGATCGCTTCCTCGAAGACTACAG GAGGAAGAGGTTGGAGGAGATGAAGCAAGCTGCTAAAGTGGCGAAATTCGGGTCAATTATGTCGATTTCCGGGTCGGATTTTATTCGAGAGGTTTCTCAGGCTCCTCCTGAGATTTGGGTTGTTTGTCTTCTTTACAAAGAAGG ATTTGCTGCTTGTGAATTACTCCTGAATTGTCTGGAGGAGCTGGCAAGAAGATACCCAGCAACAAAGTTTGTCAAAATTATATCTACAGATTGTATTCCTAATTACCCTGATCGTAATCTCCCCACACTCTTGGTTTACAATAATAGCGCCGTCAAAGCTAACTATGTGGGAATGCAGAACTTCGGAAGGAGATGCACACCCGAAG GTGTCGCCCTGGTTCTCTGTAATTCTGATCCTGTGCTTAATGATGGTCTGACCGACGGTGATTCATCAAGGAAATCAGTTCTTGATGGCGAGAGCAAGAGGCTTATAGAAAAATTTGTGAGCGAACGTGAGAATGCAGATGATGGTAATTCAAGTGATTAA